One window of Oscillospiraceae bacterium genomic DNA carries:
- the ruvX gene encoding Holliday junction resolvase RuvX has product MAFDLGKARTGVAVSDIGEILASPAEVITKNDPAAVLEAAVQCVAKYSAGLAVVGLPLRDTGADGELAPWAREFAKTLGERCHIEVRLYDERYTTAAAHVYYNEAGKHGSQKRRQTIDAAAAAVILQNFLDGRKRGKQ; this is encoded by the coding sequence ATTGCGTTTGATCTCGGAAAAGCACGCACCGGCGTGGCCGTCAGCGATATCGGAGAAATCTTGGCCAGCCCTGCCGAGGTGATCACGAAAAATGACCCCGCTGCCGTGCTGGAAGCCGCGGTGCAATGTGTCGCCAAATACAGCGCGGGGTTGGCTGTCGTCGGCCTGCCGTTACGTGATACCGGTGCCGACGGCGAACTCGCCCCCTGGGCGCGGGAGTTCGCCAAAACGCTCGGCGAGCGCTGTCATATCGAAGTTCGCCTTTACGACGAGCGCTATACGACCGCCGCCGCGCATGTATACTACAACGAGGCCGGAAAGCACGGCTCCCAAAAACGCCGACAGACCATCGACGCCGCCGCAGCCGCGGTCATTTTACAGAATTTTTTGGACGGCCGAAAACGAGGGAAACAATAA